The Burkholderia pyrrocinia genome includes a window with the following:
- a CDS encoding WG repeat-containing protein: MAHRLYLYNVDDVGRNGTAHLGMVEWNYDFPTVLSPLLSSSPFLARNRCNDTGGDDGLYADAAGGKALLARLYVFLERHADRLIDDFDAFRDAKRKMFAFLDNRAVHRYFHLDAWDVFNLSGDTHVQQAQSLLARIERDNARIRAAIDADDPVLLDACEGLAFEDVATFRELLNQPHYDYGWEPLTSSIYDEALVFEQDGRWGVMAVTGEVLAPARYDEIGEFDAWTDVAIVRRGDRYGHVDTTGREITPVQYDAVWAFWHGDFARVSRQGRFGVVDRNGVEVVPCRFDDLAALLHFGECCWAAREGASWGVVDPSGQWRLPPEFGEIDHAVGVIFATRAGDAVPDVYTRRLVRLGRLPPTQVDVEEAHRADGSKTFRYLTRQAGADGVEQCALVDERGNALLAPGMVDELAVLSVGALLRFRRGEHWGIVDLGGVERCEARYESVSTVGVRDEWLAIGFRDGHAWTVREDGGEARLPAAVARELAGYDDPRWFDAAQMDALARTATTDASDDGR, from the coding sequence ATGGCGCATCGGCTGTATCTGTACAACGTAGACGACGTCGGCCGCAACGGCACGGCGCATCTGGGCATGGTCGAATGGAACTACGACTTTCCGACCGTGCTGAGCCCATTGCTGTCGTCGTCGCCGTTTCTCGCGCGCAACCGCTGCAACGATACTGGCGGCGACGACGGCCTGTATGCCGACGCCGCGGGCGGAAAGGCGTTGCTGGCGCGGCTTTACGTGTTCCTGGAGCGTCACGCCGACCGCCTGATCGACGATTTCGACGCGTTTCGCGACGCGAAGCGGAAGATGTTCGCGTTTCTCGACAACCGGGCCGTGCATCGCTATTTCCATCTCGATGCGTGGGACGTGTTCAATCTGTCCGGCGACACGCACGTGCAACAGGCGCAGTCGCTGCTCGCACGCATCGAACGCGACAACGCACGGATCCGTGCGGCGATCGACGCGGACGATCCCGTGCTGCTCGATGCGTGCGAAGGTCTGGCCTTCGAGGACGTGGCGACCTTCCGCGAGCTGCTCAATCAGCCGCATTACGATTACGGCTGGGAGCCGCTGACGTCGAGCATCTACGACGAGGCGCTGGTGTTCGAGCAGGACGGGCGGTGGGGCGTGATGGCGGTGACCGGCGAGGTGCTCGCGCCGGCGCGCTATGACGAGATCGGCGAATTCGATGCGTGGACGGATGTCGCGATCGTCAGGCGGGGCGACCGGTATGGCCACGTCGACACGACCGGGCGGGAGATTACACCCGTGCAGTACGACGCGGTGTGGGCGTTCTGGCACGGCGACTTCGCGCGGGTCAGCCGCCAGGGCCGATTCGGAGTCGTCGATCGCAACGGCGTGGAGGTCGTGCCTTGCCGATTCGACGATCTGGCGGCCTTGCTCCATTTCGGTGAGTGTTGCTGGGCGGCGCGCGAAGGCGCGTCATGGGGCGTCGTCGACCCGTCCGGACAGTGGCGGTTGCCGCCCGAATTCGGCGAGATCGACCACGCGGTCGGTGTGATCTTCGCCACGCGTGCCGGCGATGCGGTGCCGGACGTTTATACGCGCCGCCTGGTGCGGCTCGGCCGCTTGCCGCCGACGCAGGTAGACGTCGAAGAAGCGCACCGTGCCGACGGCAGCAAGACGTTCCGTTATCTTACGCGGCAGGCCGGTGCCGACGGCGTCGAGCAGTGTGCGCTCGTCGACGAGCGTGGCAACGCGCTTCTGGCGCCCGGCATGGTCGACGAACTCGCCGTATTGTCGGTCGGTGCGCTGCTGCGCTTTCGGCGTGGCGAGCATTGGGGCATCGTTGATCTGGGCGGCGTCGAACGCTGCGAGGCGCGCTACGAGAGCGTCAGCACGGTCGGCGTTCGCGACGAATGGCTTGCGATCGGCTTTCGTGACGGCCATGCGTGGACGGTACGGGAAGACGGCGGCGAAGCGCGGCTGCCGGCGGCCGTCGCGCGCGAACTGGCAGGCTATGACGATCCGCGCTGGTTCGACGCCGCACAAATGGACGCGTTGGCGCGCACGGCGACGACCGACGCATCGGACGACGGTCGTTGA
- a CDS encoding dienelactone hydrolase family protein, which translates to MKGRYIEIPSPDGGTFRGYLSTPAGGTGPGIVLCHEIFGANATMRETADYYAEEGYTVLVPDLFWRQSPGIELGHAAADVERAMALYREFDEDKGVEDIGAALGVLTQRPECTGEAGVLGYCLGGKLAYLAACRLPGVAAAVSYYGVGIEHALDEAARLRGRLVLQIAGLDRFCPPDAQQRIAEALSGRDGVEVYVYPGVDHAFARIGGDHFDKAAAIMAHQRAIAAFRGALGPHYDLSALWETHLRHEFDTRNVDATMATMVAEPYVNHIPTLTGGVGYDELKRFYTHHFVHANPPDTTITPISRTVGASQIVDELLFCFTHTTEIDWMLPGVAPTGKRVEIPLVAIVKFRGDKLYHEHIYWDQASVLVQVGLLDPAGLPVAGVETARKLLDETVPSNGLMPRWQDSEPSTGAR; encoded by the coding sequence ATGAAAGGACGTTACATCGAGATTCCGTCGCCGGACGGCGGGACGTTTCGCGGATACCTGAGCACGCCGGCCGGCGGCACGGGGCCGGGCATCGTGCTGTGTCACGAGATCTTCGGCGCGAACGCGACCATGCGGGAAACGGCCGACTATTACGCGGAGGAAGGTTACACGGTGCTCGTGCCCGACCTGTTCTGGCGCCAGTCTCCGGGGATCGAGCTCGGCCACGCCGCGGCCGATGTCGAGCGCGCGATGGCCCTGTATCGCGAGTTCGACGAGGACAAGGGCGTCGAGGACATCGGCGCCGCGCTGGGCGTGCTCACGCAACGGCCGGAATGCACGGGCGAAGCCGGCGTGCTCGGCTACTGCCTCGGCGGCAAGCTCGCGTATCTCGCCGCGTGCCGGCTGCCGGGCGTGGCCGCGGCGGTCAGCTATTACGGCGTGGGTATCGAGCACGCGCTGGACGAGGCTGCGCGCCTGCGCGGGCGGCTCGTGCTGCAGATCGCGGGGCTGGACCGCTTCTGCCCGCCCGACGCGCAGCAGCGCATCGCCGAAGCGCTGTCCGGGCGCGACGGCGTCGAAGTGTATGTCTATCCGGGCGTCGATCACGCGTTCGCGCGCATCGGCGGCGATCATTTCGACAAGGCCGCCGCGATCATGGCACATCAGCGCGCGATCGCCGCCTTCCGCGGCGCGCTCGGCCCGCACTACGATCTCTCCGCGCTGTGGGAGACCCATCTCCGGCACGAATTCGACACGCGCAATGTCGACGCGACGATGGCCACGATGGTCGCCGAGCCTTATGTCAACCATATTCCGACGCTGACGGGCGGCGTCGGCTACGACGAGCTCAAGCGTTTCTACACGCATCACTTCGTGCATGCGAATCCGCCCGACACGACGATCACGCCGATCTCGCGCACGGTCGGCGCGAGCCAGATCGTCGACGAACTGCTGTTCTGCTTCACGCACACCACCGAGATTGACTGGATGCTGCCGGGCGTCGCGCCGACCGGCAAGCGCGTCGAGATCCCGCTCGTCGCGATCGTGAAGTTTCGCGGCGACAAGCTCTATCACGAACACATCTACTGGGACCAGGCGAGCGTGCTCGTGCAGGTCGGCCTGCTCGATCCGGCCGGCCTGCCGGTCGCGGGCGTCGAAACGGCCCGCAAGCTGCTCGACGAGACCGTGCCGTCGAACGGCCTGATGCCCCGCTGGCAGGACAGCGAACCGTCGACGGGTGCGCGTTGA
- a CDS encoding AraC family transcriptional regulator, which yields MAQISETGWLDDAACFNHGNLMLQSDDVDEVRARVADVFKPHRLTPTGQSRALHSCMHHARWGNLSLNLLDYGGGVSIEPGPLEHFFLLQIPLRGDAEIECGSTRFVSSPGTASLISPTLSLKMRWGDACPQVILRIEREVMERHAQRHFGDDRRAPVEFEPEFSLSSSQGTCLAQMLPILAGAIATDAHPLRYPLAFEQLESTLLNLLLHGHPNSTRNGARHLPVALAPFYVRRVEEYVRAHLDEPLTIERLAELAGVSPSTLFAGFRNRHGITPMGFVRQLRLQHVREELLADDTPGLASVTEIALKWGFAHLGRFAIEYKRAFGESPSATLRMRRVRG from the coding sequence ATGGCGCAAATTTCCGAAACCGGCTGGCTTGACGACGCCGCCTGTTTCAATCACGGCAACCTGATGCTGCAGTCGGACGATGTCGACGAGGTGCGCGCACGCGTCGCCGATGTGTTCAAGCCGCACCGGCTCACGCCGACCGGCCAGTCGCGCGCGCTGCACAGCTGCATGCATCATGCGCGCTGGGGCAACCTGTCGTTGAACCTGCTCGATTATGGCGGCGGGGTCAGCATCGAGCCCGGGCCGCTCGAACACTTCTTCCTGTTGCAGATTCCGCTGCGCGGCGACGCCGAGATCGAATGCGGCTCGACGCGTTTCGTGTCGTCGCCGGGCACCGCGTCGCTGATCTCGCCGACGCTGTCGCTCAAGATGCGGTGGGGCGATGCGTGCCCGCAAGTGATCCTGCGCATCGAGCGCGAGGTGATGGAGCGCCACGCGCAGCGGCATTTCGGCGACGACCGGCGCGCGCCGGTCGAATTCGAACCGGAATTCAGCCTGTCGTCGTCGCAGGGGACGTGTCTGGCCCAGATGCTGCCGATCCTCGCCGGCGCGATCGCGACGGATGCGCATCCGCTGCGTTACCCGCTCGCGTTCGAGCAGCTCGAATCGACGTTGCTCAACCTGCTGCTGCACGGCCACCCGAACAGCACGCGTAACGGCGCGCGGCACCTGCCGGTGGCGCTCGCGCCGTTCTACGTGCGGCGTGTCGAGGAATACGTCCGTGCGCATCTCGACGAGCCGCTGACGATCGAACGGCTCGCCGAGCTCGCCGGTGTCAGCCCGAGCACGCTGTTCGCCGGCTTCCGCAATCGCCACGGGATCACGCCGATGGGCTTCGTGCGGCAGTTGCGGCTGCAACATGTGCGCGAGGAATTGCTGGCCGACGATACGCCGGGGCTCGCGTCGGTCACCGAGATCGCGCTGAAATGGGGCTTCGCGCACCTCGGGCGCTTCGCGATCGAGTACAAGCGGGCGTTCGGCGAGTCGCCGTCGGCGACGCTCAGGATGCGGCGCGTGCGGGGTTGA